AACACCACAGCAAGCAATTGCATTAGAAAACAAGTACGGAGCGCATAACTACCATCCACTTCCTGTAGTATTAAATAGGGGTGAAGGAGTATTTGTGTGGGATGTAGAAGGGAAGCGATATTACGATTTTTTATCGGCTTATTCAGCTGTAAACCAAGGGCATTGCCACCCGAAAATCGTGAATGCTATGGTACAGCAAGCGCAAACTTTAACCTTGACATCGCGCGCCTTTTTTAACGATGTACTTGGTAAATATGAAAAATTTGCCTGTAATTTTTTTGGCTTCGACAAATTATTACCTATGAATACGGGTGCCGAAGCTGTAGAAACGGCATTAAAAATTTGTAGAAAATGGGCGTATGAAGTAAAGGGTATCGATGAAAATGAAGCAGACATTATTGTATGCGAAAATAATTTTCATGGGCGAACAACTACTATTATTTCGTTTTCTAACGACCCTGTGGCACGGAAAAATTTCGGGCCTTTTACAAAAGGATTTATAAAAATTGCATACGATAACTTGGAAGCCTTAGAAACTACTTTAAAAAACAACCCTAATGTTGCTGGTTTTTTGGTAGAACCTATTCAAGGTGAAGCAGGTGTTTATGTACCACAAGAAGGTTATTTATCAAAAGCAAAAGCATTATGTGAAAGCTATAATGTATTATTTATTGCCGATGAAGTACAAACAGGTATTGCACGAACGGGTAAATTGTTAGCAGTTGATCATGAAAATGTAAAACCAGATATTTTGGTTTTAGGAAAAGCTATAAGTGGCGGTGTGTATCCTGTCTCTGCGGTTTTGGCAAATAACAGCGTTATGGACGTGATTAAACCCGGCAACCACGGAAGCACTTTTGGCGGAAATCCAGTAGCTGCTGCAGTAGCTATTGCTGCTTTAGAGGTTGTTAGAGATGAACACCTTGCTGAAAATGCCGAAGCTCTAGGTAATTTATTCAGAAGTGAATTGAATACATATATCGAGACAAGTAAAATAGTCAACTTAGTGAGAGGTAAAGGCTTGTTAAACGCTATTGTAATTAACGACACAGAAGAGAGCGATACCGCTTGGAATATTTGTTTGGCACTACGCGATCATGGTTTGTTGGCAAAACCAACACATGGAAATATTATTCGTTTTGCACCACCTTTAGTGATGACTAAAGAACAATTACTTGATTGCGTCAGTATTATTGCAAAAACACTTAAACAATTTGAATAGTAGTTGTATAAAAAGCTTAAACATAAAAAAGCGGCCTTATGGCCGCTTTTTTATTGTTAAAATGAAAGATTTATTAGTTTCCTTCTAAACCTTGTTGGTAGCCTTTCATAAAATCTTCAATAAGATCTTTACGCTTTTCAAAACCGCCTGTAGATAAATCATAAATATTATAAAGCAAGGTTACGGCACATATTATGGTAACCACTAAAGCCACTATTTTTGCGGTATTCATTGCTTTTACATCGCCTTCATAATCGTCAGGATTTAATTCAGCTTCTTTTATTTTTTTGTTGGCTATGTAGTAAGCAGGTCCAGCAAATACAATTCCAAGACCTCCTAAACAACAACAAAGAAGTCCTAAGATAGACAGTATGTAAATAAGCGTAGTATTAAGATTTTTTTTCATAAATTGATTTTTTAATTTGTGTTAGATTTTCTTAATTATAAAACTAGCAATAATTATAATAACAGAAACAATTGCAAGTGCATTTATAATTTTATTAGAATATTTAAGCTTGAAAAAAAAGGATGCTATTATAAATAAACCTAATGGAATAAGGGTATAAACAGCAGGATACATATAAAAAGCAGATACAAAATCGCCATGGATTATTAAGGATAAAGACCTTTGAAAACCACAACCCATACAATCAAAACCAAAAATTTTTTTGTTTAAGCAAGGCAACATGTAATCATCTAAAGAAGACATACTTTAATTTTTAGTTTCCTTTCAAATTTATAAAAATTATAGAAGTGTTGTTGGTTTTTATTATTGAACTCATTCTTTAGCAGCCACAATAATTTTTTTGGTAAAGACCTGATCGTTTTTTAATAAAACATTTACAATATAAGCGCCATCGCTCAATCCCTTAGTAGAATAATTTTGTGTGGTTTCTTTAGAGTGTATTTTTTTATGAAGAACACGTTTGCCTGTAACATCTATCAATTCCAATGAATTAATGTTTATAGCTTTTGGATTATTTATAGTTAATGTGGAATTGTTATGATATACTTTAAGTGTTTTAAACGCTTCAAAATCATTGCTTAATGTGTTCTTAGTAAAAGTAACCTCAAAACGATTTAAATAATTTCCGGTTTCTAAATTGATATTAAAATCTTGATTATTTAAATCTACATAAGTGTCATTTTTAATATCATGAATGTAAATATTTGAAATGTTTTCAAAATTTTGAACATCAGCAATTCTAATCCTTACTGGCATGTTTTGAGCAACCTTAATAACTAGAGGGATTTTTAAACTTTCATCAAAAGGAAGTGCCTCGGCGGTGTATGAATCATTATCAATTATCCAATGGGCGTCAGACTTTAAAATATCGTTTGCATTAATCTTGGATTCCAATCCATAATCAAATCCTTCAGTAGCCGAAGCATGAAAAGTTTGTGCTATTTGCCTGGTGTAAGTGTTGTTAAAATCGATATTTAGTCTGAAACGCTTATAATCAGAAGGTACCATTGAGAAGCCACTACTTGTACTGGCTATCTTTTGTGTTTTTGAATTGGTTGTTTTAAAAAATTCACTATCTACATTTGTTTCTTTTACAAAAACACGATGGCTATTTTTAGCTTTAACTGTACCAGTAGCTGTGCCTTCAACCATAAAACCTTGCCCAATTGGGATGTATCTCTTAGGGAGTTTAGAGCCAGTGCCTACACCACCAGTGTTTATACTACCATCACCATTATAAGTATTAAAGGTTGCGGGTAATGGCGTTTCAGCACCGAATGGATCAATAGTATAAGAAGCATAACCACCTTGGTAATCGGCTAAATAATGAGAGTTGACATTCGGGTCTTGTTCCCAATAATATAAAGTTCCAGTTATAACCGCAGCATTTTCTGTGTCGTGGATATAAGCAAAAGCATCCATAGCTGACGGATAAGGATTGCCAACCAAAGTCTGAGTATTGTTTGAAACATTTACCGCAATGGTGCCATTATTTGGTTTGCCCCTAAAGTCGAAACGTTGAGCATCACTGGAACCCAGAGTACCCTTCATAGTAAATCCTTCACCAGGATTTATTGTGGTATTGCCTTGTACATGGATCCAATCGGCGTAAGTACTTCCTGTGATGTATTTCCAAATCCAGTATGGCTCAATGTTTAATGGTGTAGAAGTGCCATTATAAGTAGAAGAATGTACGTATGTAGCTGGATTGGAATTTGTTAAATCTACAACATCATTTAAGAACGAAATACCAAATGGATTATTTACTAAGTTATTGGTTTTACTTCCAATGGGGGAACACCAGTAATTATATTCATAAGCACCAACATTAGCCTCTTGATAAACGCTTAATTCTCCAACACCAGAATTTCCCGTAGTGCCTGTTCCTTGTATAATTTGCGCTTCATCTCTTAAGTAAATCTTACTATCAGTTTCATTTAAATTAATATCATCTTCAACAAAAACAATTTCATCGGTTATAAATACATAAGCATCGTTTCTTATAGACAGTTGCCCATAAGACAAAGCACATGATAACAAAAAGAGTATGACGAATTTGTTTAGCATTATTAAAAATAGGTTAAGTGTATAAGTAACAAAGATATAATTATTTTTTTACTTAATTATTCATTAAACGGTTAAAAATGCATTTGGGCGTTGTCTTAAAAAATGCTTTTTTTCCACATTTAATTTTAAAATCATTTTACTAAACTTAGAGACTGTCTAAATGTTGTTTTTGGTATATTTTATAGTGTGTTTTTTCGTCAGAAGAAGGTGTTTTGAGGTTTATAGTATAGCTACGGACCGAAAAAAAGCTGAAGCATGCCGGAAAAAGACGTATAAAAGAGCCAAAGGATAAAACTTAGACAGTTTCTTAAATAAACTCTAATTTTTGATGTAATTTTATGGCTATAAATTCAGATGTTAATAATGAAATATTTAAACTATATATTTATTGTGCTTGGTGCTGCTGTGGCTATTTATGCCAAAACAGGAACAGAGCAAAACCAGTATATTTTAATTGGCGGTATTGTAATATTGATGCTTGGTATTTATAGGATTTCGAAAACGATTCCTAGTAAAGATGACGACGATTTAAATAATGATGTAAATTAAAGCTTATGATTTTTGAAGTAGGCGACAAAGTTTTGGTTTTAGATGAAGCCATGACTGGTATAGTTAAAAAAATAGTTGGAAACACCATTTCAATTGAAACTGATGATGGTTTTTTGCTTGATTTTGAAAGTAATGAATTGGTTAAAAGGGCTTCTAAAGGAAGTATTAAAAACGACTTGTTTTCACATGCCAGTGCTGCTACAGCTTTAAAGGAAAAGGAGCAATTTGCCAAAAGAAAGCAAGCTAAAACTAGACCCAAAGACCGTTTTGAACCTACTATGGAAGTTGATTTGCATATTAATCAATTGGTGAAATCATCAAAGGGAATGAGCAATCATGACATGTTAACACTACAATTAGAAACAGCCAGACGCCAACTGGATTTTGCCATCTCAAAACGCATTCAAAAAATAGTTTTTATACATGGTGTAGGTGAGGGCGTGCTGAAAATTGAATTGGAATATTTGTTTGCTAAGTACGATAACGTAAAATTTTACGATGCCAACTACCAAAAATACGGTTTAGGCGCCACCGAAGTTTATATTTATCAAAATGTGCCCACTGGTTAATCTAAATGATTCCCCGACGATTCTGCGAGGAAAGTCTGTTTCAAATTTTGTTATTTAAAAGCTGGGGTTACTTTTCTATTAGGAGGAAATTCACTGCTTTCTAAAACACCAAAATAAAATTCGTCTTGCGACAAAATTTCCAAACTAATCCCTGTTACTGTAAGTTCGACCAAATAGGTTTTATAAATAATATGCTCTCTAAAAGCCGTTGCAGACACTGTAGATAACACTTCAGGGTTTAAGTAATCTGGAATACCGTTTAAACTAATATCGTTTGTAGGGTTTTTATCTGGAGATTGGTTTTCCTCATCTCGGGTTAAAACACCATCGCCATCATCATCATTATCTAAATAATCAGGAATTCCATTACCATCGGTGTCTTGCGCATCACTTAAATCGCCATCACCATTTGGATCTGGTTTTTCTAATTTAGTAGGTACATTGTCACCATCATCATCATCATCTAAATAATCTGGAATACCATCACCATCGGTGTCTTGTGCATCACTTAAATCGCCATCACCGTTTGGGTCTGGGTTTTCTAATTCGGCAGGAACACCATCATTGTCATCTTCAGTTAAAGAAGCTGTTATAATAGCTGTAGAAGCACTTTGATAATCTTGGGCTATTTTTATTTCTGAAGAAGGCACGTCACTACAGAATAAATCCGTTGGTAATGTCGCATTATTGTAAGTTCTGTAATTAAAGGTTCCTGATTTTGTTATGGTAGTATCTGTTCCTTTAAAACTTAAAATAGTTTCAAGTGTTAGAGAACTAATTAGCATGGATAAAGATTCTGATGGGTCGTTTTTGGTTTTGTAAAAAACTAAGTCAGTTTCTCCACAGGCTTGAAAAGCGTCGTCAAAATCAAAAGCAACATCTATAACATCACCATCATCACAGGTGTAAAAACTTAAAAGGCACACACTAAAAAGAACAAAAAATAATTTACGCATTCTATTTGGGTTTTAAGGCAAAAATAAACGAATTGTTAATTATAACGCAGTATATTAATAATAATTTTATTATGGTTTTTATTATGGTTATTTTTGCGCTTTAAAAAAAAACATGGAACAGGTATATTTTGATAACGCCGCTACGACACGAGTTAGAGATGAAGTCATTACTGCCATGACCGAAGTTTTGAAAACCAATTACGGCAATGCCTCTTCGTCGCATAGTTTTGGTAGGTCGTCTAAGGCATTGATTGAAAAATCAAGAAAAGCCGTTGCTAGTTGTTTAAATGTATCCGCAAGCGAGATTATATTTACTTCTGGTGGTACTGAAGCCGATAATTTAATTTTATTAAGTGCTGTTAGGGATTTAAAAGTAACACATATTATTACCTCTAAAATTGAGCATCACGCGGTTTTACACACTATAGAACAACTTGTTAAAGATTATAAAATTGCCGTTAGTTATGTTGATCTAAAACCAAATGGAAAGATTGATTATTTGCATTTGGAAACTCTTATGAAAACTGAAAATAAAACGCTGGTAAGCTTAATGCATATTAATAATGAAATAGGTAATATTTTAAATATGAAACGTGTAGCGAGCTTATGTAAAGTGAATAATGCGTTGTTTCATAGCGATACGGTGCAGTCTGTGGGACACTATAAGATGGATTTGCAAGATATTCAAGTTGATTTTATTGCTGGGGCAGCTCATAAATTTCATGGGCCAAAGGGTGTTGGTTTTGCTTTTATTAGGAAAAATTCAGGATTGAAACCATTGATCT
This genomic window from Mariniflexile sp. TRM1-10 contains:
- the rocD gene encoding ornithine--oxo-acid transaminase, encoding MAVLEQLTPQQAIALENKYGAHNYHPLPVVLNRGEGVFVWDVEGKRYYDFLSAYSAVNQGHCHPKIVNAMVQQAQTLTLTSRAFFNDVLGKYEKFACNFFGFDKLLPMNTGAEAVETALKICRKWAYEVKGIDENEADIIVCENNFHGRTTTIISFSNDPVARKNFGPFTKGFIKIAYDNLEALETTLKNNPNVAGFLVEPIQGEAGVYVPQEGYLSKAKALCESYNVLFIADEVQTGIARTGKLLAVDHENVKPDILVLGKAISGGVYPVSAVLANNSVMDVIKPGNHGSTFGGNPVAAAVAIAALEVVRDEHLAENAEALGNLFRSELNTYIETSKIVNLVRGKGLLNAIVINDTEESDTAWNICLALRDHGLLAKPTHGNIIRFAPPLVMTKEQLLDCVSIIAKTLKQFE
- a CDS encoding CCC motif membrane protein, translating into MKKNLNTTLIYILSILGLLCCCLGGLGIVFAGPAYYIANKKIKEAELNPDDYEGDVKAMNTAKIVALVVTIICAVTLLYNIYDLSTGGFEKRKDLIEDFMKGYQQGLEGN
- a CDS encoding DUF2752 domain-containing protein, which encodes MSSLDDYMLPCLNKKIFGFDCMGCGFQRSLSLIIHGDFVSAFYMYPAVYTLIPLGLFIIASFFFKLKYSNKIINALAIVSVIIIIASFIIKKI
- a CDS encoding T9SS type A sorting domain-containing protein; its protein translation is MLNKFVILFLLSCALSYGQLSIRNDAYVFITDEIVFVEDDINLNETDSKIYLRDEAQIIQGTGTTGNSGVGELSVYQEANVGAYEYNYWCSPIGSKTNNLVNNPFGISFLNDVVDLTNSNPATYVHSSTYNGTSTPLNIEPYWIWKYITGSTYADWIHVQGNTTINPGEGFTMKGTLGSSDAQRFDFRGKPNNGTIAVNVSNNTQTLVGNPYPSAMDAFAYIHDTENAAVITGTLYYWEQDPNVNSHYLADYQGGYASYTIDPFGAETPLPATFNTYNGDGSINTGGVGTGSKLPKRYIPIGQGFMVEGTATGTVKAKNSHRVFVKETNVDSEFFKTTNSKTQKIASTSSGFSMVPSDYKRFRLNIDFNNTYTRQIAQTFHASATEGFDYGLESKINANDILKSDAHWIIDNDSYTAEALPFDESLKIPLVIKVAQNMPVRIRIADVQNFENISNIYIHDIKNDTYVDLNNQDFNINLETGNYLNRFEVTFTKNTLSNDFEAFKTLKVYHNNSTLTINNPKAININSLELIDVTGKRVLHKKIHSKETTQNYSTKGLSDGAYIVNVLLKNDQVFTKKIIVAAKE
- a CDS encoding LPXTG cell wall anchor domain-containing protein — encoded protein: MKYLNYIFIVLGAAVAIYAKTGTEQNQYILIGGIVILMLGIYRISKTIPSKDDDDLNNDVN
- a CDS encoding Smr/MutS family protein, whose protein sequence is MIFEVGDKVLVLDEAMTGIVKKIVGNTISIETDDGFLLDFESNELVKRASKGSIKNDLFSHASAATALKEKEQFAKRKQAKTRPKDRFEPTMEVDLHINQLVKSSKGMSNHDMLTLQLETARRQLDFAISKRIQKIVFIHGVGEGVLKIELEYLFAKYDNVKFYDANYQKYGLGATEVYIYQNVPTG
- a CDS encoding cysteine desulfurase family protein, with the translated sequence MEQVYFDNAATTRVRDEVITAMTEVLKTNYGNASSSHSFGRSSKALIEKSRKAVASCLNVSASEIIFTSGGTEADNLILLSAVRDLKVTHIITSKIEHHAVLHTIEQLVKDYKIAVSYVDLKPNGKIDYLHLETLMKTENKTLVSLMHINNEIGNILNMKRVASLCKVNNALFHSDTVQSVGHYKMDLQDIQVDFIAGAAHKFHGPKGVGFAFIRKNSGLKPLIFGGEQERGLRAGTESVHNIVGLEMALKSAYENLGNETAFIKDLKQHFINKIESDIPNATFNGRSGNMEKSTYTLVNVCLPIPPKKAAMLLFQLDLKGIACSKGSACQSGSNQNSHVLTEILSAEDLQKPSIRFSFSIYNTKEEIDYVVGVLKAFVD